The following are encoded in a window of Salinibacter ruber DSM 13855 genomic DNA:
- a CDS encoding IS1-like element ISSru3 family transposase (programmed frameshift), which translates to MIKETYECRECGSSNIVKNGHSASGSQQYHCKDCGAHKVLDPEPRGYSEEEKEKILRAYRERGSKRAISRIFGISRNTLTRWLKKGRESDSVAEGLRPAEEGDVLELDECWTYVRERANKRWLWVALCRRTRQVVAFVIGDRSARTCARLWSRIPEEYRQGRSFSDFWKSYRPVFAGDPSHRQVGKSSGEMAHVERFFGRLRQKLARYVRRTRAASESERMLHLTTKLFVEWYNEAIT; encoded by the exons CGTCAAAAACGGACACAGCGCTAGCGGCTCTCAGCAGTATCACTGCAAGGACTGTGGAGCGCACAAGGTTCTCGATCCAGAGCCGCGAGGCTACTCCGAGGAGGAGAAAGAGAAAATCCTCCGTGCTTACCGCGAGCGCGGGTCAAAGCGGGCAATCAGCCGGATATTCGGCATCAGCCGCAATACATTGACCCGGTGGCTC AAAAAGGGACGAGAATCCGATTCAGTAGCCGAAGGGCTCCGGCCTGCTGAGGAAGGCGATGTCCTTGAACTCGATGAATGCTGGACGTATGTCCGAGAGCGGGCGAATAAACGGTGGCTGTGGGTTGCTCTGTGCCGGAGAACCCGGCAGGTCGTGGCATTTGTGATCGGAGACCGTTCGGCCAGAACCTGTGCTCGGCTCTGGAGCCGGATTCCGGAGGAATACCGTCAGGGCAGAAGCTTCAGCGACTTCTGGAAGTCCTATCGCCCAGTGTTTGCGGGCGACCCCAGCCACCGGCAGGTCGGAAAGTCCAGTGGTGAGATGGCCCACGTGGAAAGATTCTTCGGGCGACTGCGCCAGAAGCTGGCCCGGTATGTCCGCCGGACGCGAGCGGCCTCCGAGTCAGAACGGATGCTCCATCTGACGACGAAACTGTTCGTGGAGTGGTACAACGAAGCCATCACTTAA
- a CDS encoding four helix bundle protein, translating to MKNEQMTPKELEDRLIDFAVRIGNVADALPETPLGQHIADQILRSGTSPAPNYSEGCAAESRRDFAHKLSISLKELRETKTWLRIIRKADLIPAKRLHAITDETDQLCAILSQSVHTAKEKVKGRGSG from the coding sequence ATGAAAAATGAACAAATGACCCCGAAGGAACTGGAAGATCGCCTCATCGACTTTGCGGTGCGGATTGGAAATGTCGCGGACGCGCTGCCGGAGACCCCGTTGGGACAGCACATTGCCGATCAGATCCTGCGCAGTGGCACGTCGCCGGCACCGAATTATTCGGAAGGCTGTGCCGCGGAGAGCCGTCGCGATTTTGCCCACAAGTTGAGCATCAGTCTGAAAGAGCTGCGTGAAACCAAAACATGGCTCCGCATCATTCGCAAGGCCGACCTGATTCCCGCCAAGCGCCTTCACGCCATCACCGACGAGACCGACCAGCTCTGCGCCATTCTCTCTCAGTCCGTGCATACGGCGAAGGAGAAAGTTAAAGGCCGAGGTAGCGGATAG
- the radC gene encoding RadC family protein produces MPSDSASDASDEAPSSPEGSEEPALLYRVPIHEWDESDQPREKLLTHGPTVLSDAEVLALLLGSGTRTSDGPVSAVELGRALLQSYGSLHEVSQRKPKELTRTRGVGPAKATKLAAAFEAGRRVESQRQQDERMQVTCPADVADVYGPLLRDLDKEVFKVVHLNTANVIIGDYTVSEGGLSSSVVEPRGVFEQAILDDAAAVICLHNHPSGNPEPSREDIRITRQLAEAGGTMGIPVHDHLIIAGTKHTSLAERGVID; encoded by the coding sequence ATGCCCTCCGATTCTGCGTCCGACGCCTCCGACGAAGCCCCGTCGTCCCCTGAAGGGTCGGAAGAGCCGGCCCTGTTGTACCGCGTCCCGATCCACGAATGGGACGAGTCTGACCAGCCGCGCGAGAAGCTGCTGACGCACGGGCCCACCGTCCTCTCCGACGCCGAGGTGCTGGCGCTTCTGCTCGGCTCTGGCACCCGTACCAGCGACGGCCCCGTCTCCGCCGTCGAGCTCGGCCGCGCCCTGCTTCAGTCGTACGGCTCGCTGCACGAGGTCTCGCAGCGCAAGCCGAAGGAGCTGACCCGCACGCGGGGCGTGGGGCCGGCCAAGGCCACCAAGCTCGCCGCCGCGTTTGAGGCCGGGCGTCGCGTCGAGTCGCAGCGGCAGCAGGACGAGCGAATGCAGGTCACCTGCCCCGCCGACGTGGCGGACGTCTACGGCCCGCTCCTGCGCGATCTCGACAAGGAGGTGTTCAAGGTCGTCCACCTCAATACGGCCAACGTCATTATCGGCGACTATACCGTCAGCGAAGGCGGCCTCTCGTCGAGCGTGGTGGAGCCGCGGGGGGTCTTCGAGCAGGCCATCCTCGACGACGCGGCCGCGGTCATCTGTCTCCACAACCATCCCTCCGGCAACCCCGAGCCCAGCCGCGAGGACATTCGGATCACCCGGCAGCTTGCGGAGGCCGGCGGCACGATGGGCATTCCGGTGCACGACCACCTTATCATCGCCGGCACCAAGCACACGTCGCTGGCGGAGCGCGGGGTTATTGACTGA